Proteins encoded by one window of Lacerta agilis isolate rLacAgi1 chromosome 11, rLacAgi1.pri, whole genome shotgun sequence:
- the C11H9orf64 gene encoding queuosine salvage protein — protein MEPFLNPKESAKFIAEHSKDVYIEDDGVRKVGEMLFDKVLDKEFSVAGWKSSHELNPQAASEDAVNWVFLADTLNFSFWSEREDYKCLVKYKGKTYSGYWSLCAAINRALDEGIPITSASYYATMTLEQVKHVFRSDTEVPMPLIEERHRVLNETGTVLLEKFGGSFLSCVKKSGKSAQKLLQLIVENFPSFRDEATFQGRKVAFYKRAQILVADTWSVLEGKGDGCFSDISSVTIFADYRIPQVLVHLGAMKYSDELMKKLKEGHMFQSGDYPEVEIRGCSIWCCDLICNHLLELYRKKGKNMDEKINAVLLDYYLWDYARDHREDMKGIPFHRTRCIYY, from the exons ATGGAGCCATTCTTGAACCCTAAAGAATCTGCCAAATTCATAGCAGAACACAGTAAAGATGTGTACATTGAAGATGATGGTGTACGAAAAGTTGGAGAGATGTTATTTGACAAGGTCTTGGACAAGGAGTTCAGTGTGGCCGGCTGGAAGTCTTCTCATGAGCTTAACCCTCAAGCGGCAAGTGAAGACGCAGTGAACTGGGTGTTTCTTGCCGATACCCTCAATTTTTCCTTTTGGTCCGAGCGTGAAGATTACAAATGTCTGGTGAAGTATAAAGGCAAAACGTATAGCGGTTACTGGTCTCTTTGTGCTGCCATCAACAGAGCACTTGATGAGG GAATACCCATTACCAGCGCTTCATATTATGCCACTATGACCCTGGAGCAAGTGAAACATGTCTTTCGCTCGGACACAGAGGTCCCCATGCCTTTAATCGAGGAGAGACATCGGGTGCTGAATGAGACCGGGACGGTTCTCCTGGAGAAATTTGGAGGTTCTTTCCTCTCCTGCGTTAAGAAAAGTGGGAAAAGTGCCCAGAAATTACTACAGCTAATAGTAGAAAATTTCCCATCTTTTAGAGATGAAGCTACATTTCag GGTAGAAAGGTGGCTTTCTACAAACGAGCGCAGATTCTTGTGGCTGACACTTGGAGCGTcctggaaggaaaaggagatggcTGCTTCAGTGATATTTCCAGTGTGACTATATTTGCTGATTATAGAATACCACAGGTGCTTGTTCACTTGGGAGCAATGAAATATTCTGATGAACTAATGAAGAAACTCAAGGAAG GGCACATGTTCCAGTCTGGAGACTATCCGGAAGTGGAAATTCGAGGTTGCTCTATTTGGTGTTGTGATCTCATTTGCAATCACTTGCTGGAGCTTTACAGAAAGAAAGGCAAGAACATGGATGAGAAGATCAATGCAGTTCTTCTTGATTATTATCTATGGGACTATGCACGGGATCATCGGGAAGATATGAAGGGAATTCCTTTCCATCGTACACGTTGCATATACTACTGA
- the HNRNPK gene encoding heterogeneous nuclear ribonucleoprotein K isoform X2, which produces METEQQEETFTNTETNGKRPAEDIEEEQAFKRSRNTDEMVELRILLQSKNAGAVIGKGGKNIKALRTDYNASVSVPDSSGPERILSISADIETIGEILKKIIPTLEEYQHYKGSDFDCELRLLIHQSLAGGIIGVKGAKIKELRENTQTTIKLFQECCPHSSDRVVLIGGKPDRVVECIKIILDLISESPIKGRAQPYDPNFYDETYDYGGFTMMFDDRRGRPVGFPMRGRGGFDRMPPGRGRPMPPRRDYDDMSPRRGPPPPPPGRGGRGGSRARNLPLPPPPPPRGGDLMSYDRRGRPGDRYDGMMMQCHVNACDDIETPEMFEGGSGYDYSYAGGRGSYGDLGGPIITTQVTIPKDLAGSIIGKGGQRIKQIRHESGASIKIDEPLEGSEDRIITITGTQDQIQNAQYLLQNSVKQYSGKFF; this is translated from the exons GCAAACGTCCAGCTGAAGATATTGAAGAGGAACAGGCCTTCAAAAGATCAAGGAACACGGATGAGATGGTGGAACTACGCATTCTGCTTCAGAGCAAA aatgctGGAGCAGTGATTGGCAAAGGTGGCAAAAATATTAAGGCACTTCGTACAGAC TACAATGCCAGTGTTTCAGTCCCAGACAGCAGTGGCCCCGAGCG CATACTGAGTATAAGTGCAGATATCGAAACAATCGGAGAAATTTTGAAGAAAATTATCCCTACTTTGGAAGAG TATCAACATTACAAGGGAAGTGACTTCGACTGTGAGTTAAGGCTGTTGATTCACCAGAGTTTGGCTGGAGGAATTATTGGTGTCAAGGGTGCTAAAATCAAAGAACTCAGAGAG AACACTCAGACCACCATTAAGCTTTTCCAAGAATGCTGTCCTCATTCTTCTGACCGAGTGGTGCTAATTGGTGGAAAGCCTGATAGAGTTGTGGAATGCATCAAAATAATACTGGATCTTATATCAGAG TCACCAATCAAAGGACGTGCACAGCCTTATGATCCAAACTTTTATGATGAAACGTACGACTATGGTGGATTTACAATGATGTTTGATGACAGAAGGGGGCGTCCTGTGGGATTTCCAATGCGTGGCAGAGGAGGCTTTGATCGAATGCCTCCAGGTCGTGGTCGTCCAATGCCTCCACGAAGAGATTATGATGATATGAGCCCTCGCAGAggacctcctccccctcctccaggcCGTGGTGGTAGAGGTGGCAGCAGAGCTCgcaatcttcctcttcctccccctcctcctcccagaggCGG ggACCTTATGTCTTATGACCGAAGGGGCAGACCTGGTGATCGCTACGATGGAATG ATGATGCAATGTCATGTCAATGCTTGCGATGACATAGAAACTCCAGAAATG TTCGAGGGTGGATCAGGATATG ACTATTCTTATGCAGGGGGTCGTGGCTCTTACGGTGATCTTGGCGGACCCATAATTACAACACAAGTAACAATACCCAAAGAT TTGGCTGGTTCTATTATTGGAAAAGGAGGCCAGAGGATCAAACAGATACGCCATGAATCAGGAGCTTCAATCAAAATTGATGAACCCTTAGAGGGCTCAGAAGATCGGATAATAACTATCACAGGCACACAGGACCAGATTCAAAATGCACAGTATTTACTGCAAAACAG tgTGAAGCAGTATTCTGGAAAGTTTTTCTAA
- the HNRNPK gene encoding heterogeneous nuclear ribonucleoprotein K isoform X1 — translation METEQQEETFTNTETNGKRPAEDIEEEQAFKRSRNTDEMVELRILLQSKNAGAVIGKGGKNIKALRTDYNASVSVPDSSGPERILSISADIETIGEILKKIIPTLEEYQHYKGSDFDCELRLLIHQSLAGGIIGVKGAKIKELRENTQTTIKLFQECCPHSSDRVVLIGGKPDRVVECIKIILDLISESPIKGRAQPYDPNFYDETYDYGGFTMMFDDRRGRPVGFPMRGRGGFDRMPPGRGRPMPPRRDYDDMSPRRGPPPPPPGRGGRGGSRARNLPLPPPPPPRGGDLMSYDRRGRPGDRYDGMMMQCHVNACDDIETPEMFEGGSGYDYSYAGGRGSYGDLGGPIITTQVTIPKDLAGSIIGKGGQRIKQIRHESGASIKIDEPLEGSEDRIITITGTQDQIQNAQYLLQNSVKQYADVEGF, via the exons GCAAACGTCCAGCTGAAGATATTGAAGAGGAACAGGCCTTCAAAAGATCAAGGAACACGGATGAGATGGTGGAACTACGCATTCTGCTTCAGAGCAAA aatgctGGAGCAGTGATTGGCAAAGGTGGCAAAAATATTAAGGCACTTCGTACAGAC TACAATGCCAGTGTTTCAGTCCCAGACAGCAGTGGCCCCGAGCG CATACTGAGTATAAGTGCAGATATCGAAACAATCGGAGAAATTTTGAAGAAAATTATCCCTACTTTGGAAGAG TATCAACATTACAAGGGAAGTGACTTCGACTGTGAGTTAAGGCTGTTGATTCACCAGAGTTTGGCTGGAGGAATTATTGGTGTCAAGGGTGCTAAAATCAAAGAACTCAGAGAG AACACTCAGACCACCATTAAGCTTTTCCAAGAATGCTGTCCTCATTCTTCTGACCGAGTGGTGCTAATTGGTGGAAAGCCTGATAGAGTTGTGGAATGCATCAAAATAATACTGGATCTTATATCAGAG TCACCAATCAAAGGACGTGCACAGCCTTATGATCCAAACTTTTATGATGAAACGTACGACTATGGTGGATTTACAATGATGTTTGATGACAGAAGGGGGCGTCCTGTGGGATTTCCAATGCGTGGCAGAGGAGGCTTTGATCGAATGCCTCCAGGTCGTGGTCGTCCAATGCCTCCACGAAGAGATTATGATGATATGAGCCCTCGCAGAggacctcctccccctcctccaggcCGTGGTGGTAGAGGTGGCAGCAGAGCTCgcaatcttcctcttcctccccctcctcctcccagaggCGG ggACCTTATGTCTTATGACCGAAGGGGCAGACCTGGTGATCGCTACGATGGAATG ATGATGCAATGTCATGTCAATGCTTGCGATGACATAGAAACTCCAGAAATG TTCGAGGGTGGATCAGGATATG ACTATTCTTATGCAGGGGGTCGTGGCTCTTACGGTGATCTTGGCGGACCCATAATTACAACACAAGTAACAATACCCAAAGAT TTGGCTGGTTCTATTATTGGAAAAGGAGGCCAGAGGATCAAACAGATACGCCATGAATCAGGAGCTTCAATCAAAATTGATGAACCCTTAGAGGGCTCAGAAGATCGGATAATAACTATCACAGGCACACAGGACCAGATTCAAAATGCACAGTATTTACTGCAAAACAG TGTGAAGCAGTATGCAGATGTTGAAGGATTCTAA